The proteins below come from a single Vibrio cyclitrophicus genomic window:
- a CDS encoding carbohydrate ABC transporter permease — protein sequence MPSERSMYIMTKILMVMLGILLVVSAIITVFPFVWSALLSTRDRSEIFGSGISFAIGDSLAVNYAKLLEIMPFWKAMFNSIYVAFLGTTISLLFCSMGGYAFAVFKFRGKNVLFGMLVGSMAIPPVLSLIPYFMIVKFLGLLDNHMAVWLPFTTTPFGIFLMRQHVIASIPKELLEAAKLDGAGEFRTYWSVVLPLMKPALATLAIVQFVFFWNMFMQPLVVLNNPDNYVITQALRSVQGIPNTPWGAVMLGTTISILPLVITYLFASKQMISGLTSGAVKG from the coding sequence ATGCCAAGCGAACGCAGCATGTACATCATGACTAAGATCTTGATGGTTATGCTCGGCATATTACTGGTTGTGTCAGCGATTATTACGGTATTCCCGTTCGTGTGGTCAGCCTTGCTTTCAACACGTGACCGTTCAGAAATTTTTGGCTCGGGCATCAGTTTTGCCATTGGCGATAGCTTAGCGGTTAACTACGCAAAACTGCTGGAAATCATGCCGTTCTGGAAGGCGATGTTTAACTCTATTTACGTGGCCTTCCTAGGCACAACTATCTCGCTGCTGTTCTGTAGCATGGGTGGTTACGCGTTTGCAGTGTTTAAGTTCCGCGGAAAAAACGTGCTGTTTGGCATGTTGGTTGGCTCGATGGCGATTCCGCCGGTGCTTAGCTTGATTCCATACTTCATGATCGTGAAATTTCTAGGGTTGCTAGATAACCACATGGCGGTGTGGCTACCGTTCACTACCACACCATTTGGTATCTTTCTGATGCGTCAGCACGTGATTGCATCGATTCCTAAAGAGTTGTTAGAAGCGGCGAAGTTAGATGGTGCTGGTGAATTTAGAACGTACTGGAGTGTGGTGCTCCCGTTGATGAAGCCTGCACTCGCAACATTGGCTATCGTTCAGTTCGTTTTCTTCTGGAACATGTTTATGCAGCCTCTCGTGGTGCTCAACAACCCAGATAACTATGTTATTACGCAAGCACTTCGAAGTGTTCAAGGTATTCCGAATACGCCATGGGGCGCGGTAATGCTAGGCACCACAATTTCTATTTTACCGCTCGTGATTACTTACTTGTTCGCATCAAAACAGATGATCAGTGGGTTAACGTCCGGCGCAGTTAAAGGTTAG